A portion of the Bactrocera neohumeralis isolate Rockhampton chromosome 2, APGP_CSIRO_Bneo_wtdbg2-racon-allhic-juicebox.fasta_v2, whole genome shotgun sequence genome contains these proteins:
- the LOC126751658 gene encoding SWI/SNF complex subunit SMARCC2 isoform X4 — protein MNTLSPKKDGSPNVEFFQSPESLQGFETIRLWLQKNCKKYLANNTETITRESLAQLLVQFLQYVEAKLGKNAQEPPATRIPMRLFMDFKPGGGLCVIFSTMFRFRAEQRGKKFDFSVGKNPPRKDPNIQLLIDIEQALVEANLYRIHYIYIRPEVNKELAQKLRDILSTRRVEIVTDEEEATHIIYPVVDPHPDEYARPLFKRGNHVMLHWYYFPESYDSWAINSFDLPEYVPENPELPAECWLVSASWILDLEQYNEWMAEEDYEVDETGKKKTHKHRMSVDDIMSLGTDEKKRMSGGSAATTKQKRRRSPSPNTSKPGKRKRSPAVLHKKARNDEDDEDLTRDMDDPPAEPNVQEVVKSSTLQSTASPAPGGKSRADNDMMPIKGGTMTDLDDEMTGGSALQALSTGDGENSQTGKTSDNSNTQEFSSSVKEDMEDNVTEQTHHIIVPSYSAWFDYNSIHVIEKRAMSEFFNGKNKSKTPEIFMAYRNFMIDTYRLNPTEYLTSTACRRNLAGDVCAIMRVHAFLEQWGLINYQIDAELRPTPMGPPPTSHFHILSDTPSGLQSLNPQKTQQPSAAKALLDLDKPKINKDGKEVAIEGDKPTLLPGGINIKTEVLENGTNTGQQFGLKLDQYAKKPAAMKNRTAASMTREWTDQETLLLLEGLEMHKDDWNKVCEHVGTRTQDECILHFLRLPIEDPYLEDDGGFLGPLGCQPIPFSKSGNPIMSTVAFLASVVDPRVAAAAAKAAMEEFAAIKDEVPATIMDNHMKNVEKASAGGKFNPSFGLSNTGIAGTGADKEDEEAHTVGTGAATMPVNTDGTESKIEDTNDTDTTSKDPDIVKQQIFNEANVQTAAAAALASAAVKAKHLAALEERKIKSLVALLVETQMKKLEIKLRHFEELETTMEREREGLEYQRQQLITERQQFHLEQLKAAEFRARQQAHHRLQLEQQWQGTTGANAAGNGTLAGNSNATLGGASNAPPTQGHPIVSGASSVTVGGSLATNISSVGSQSATAAVQGGSTQTSIGSTSQPATAVPLTLPAAIAPTTQQQTPTPMDTTTNASVIPTTGVEGATITGQTILSPPSGSTSVPSANTQPANIQPSGLSQAVQPS, from the exons ATGAATACGTTAAGTCCGAAGAAGGACGGTAGTCCTAATGTGGAGTTCTTTCAATCTCCAGAGTCTCTACAAGGATTCGAAACAATCCGCCTATGGctacagaaaaattgtaaaaaa TATTTGGCAAATAATACCGAAACAATTACAAGAGAATCGTTGGCGCAGTTATTAGTACAATTTCTACAATATGTGGAGGCGAAATTGGGTAAAAATGCACAGGAGCCGCCGGCAACACGCATTCCG ATGCGCTTATTTATGGATTTTAAACCAGGTGGTGGGCTGTGCGTCATATTTAGCACAATGTTTCGATTTCGTGCTGAACAACGCggcaaaaaatttgatttttcggTAGGTAAAAACCCACCGCGCAAAGATCCAAATATACAATTACTTATTGATATCGAACAAGCACTCGTCGAGGCAAATCTTTACCGCAttcattacatatacatacggcCGGAAGTAAACAAGGAATTGGCTCAGAAGTTAAGAGATATATTAAGTACTAGACGTGTAGAGATCGTAACCGACGAAGAAGAAGCTACACACATTATATACCCAGTTGTTGATCCACATCCTGACGAATATGCACGTCCCCTTTTCAAACGTGGTAATCATGTAATGTTACATTGGTATTACTTCCCGGAATCTTACGACTCATGGGCTATTAACTCATTTGATTTGCCGGAATATGTACCGGAAAACCCGGAACTACCAGCAGAATGCTGGCTTGTCTCAGCATCTTGGATTTTAGATCTAGAACAATATAACGAATGGATGGCTGAAGAAGACTATGAAGTAGATGAAACGGGCAAAAAGAAAACGCACAAACATCGTATGTCGGTTGATGATATAATGTCGTTGGGTACAGATGAGAAGAAACGAATGTCGGGAGGTAGTGCTGCAACCACCAAGCAAAAACGGCGCCGTTCACCTTCTCCAAATACATCAAAGCCTGGCAAACGCAAACGCTCACCTGCTGTACTACATAAAAAAGCTCGCAATGACGAGGATGATGAAGATTTGACTCGTGATATGGATGATCCACCGGCAGAGCCAAATGTGCAAGAGGTAGTGAAATCATCAACGCTACAATCAACTGCTAGTCCAGCACCGGGAGGAAAATCTCGTGCAGACAATGACATGATGCCGATTAAAG GCGGAACCATGACCGATTTGGATGACGAAATGACTGGAGGTAGTGCACTTCAAGCTCTATCTACAGGTGATGGTGAAAATTCTCAAACTGGTAAAACTAGTGATAATAGCAATACGCAAGAGTTTTCTTCCTCTGTTAAAGAAGATATGGAGGACAACGTAACTGAGCAGACACACCACATCATTGTACCCTCATACTCTGCATGGTTTGATTACAACTCAATTCATGTGATTGAAAAGCGCGCCATGTCGGAATTTTTCAATGgcaaaaataaatcgaaaaccCCTGAAATTTTTATGGCCTATCGAAATTTTATGATTGACACCTAcag atTAAATCCTACCGAGTACTTAACTAGCACTGCATGTCGCAGAAATCTTGCTGGAGATGTTTGCGCTATTATGCGTGTACATGCTTTCCTAGAGCAATGGGGTCTCATTAACTATCAAATAGACGCAGAACTACGACCTACACCCATGGGACCACCGCCAACTTctcattttcatatattatCAGACACGCCTTCTGGTTTGCAATCTTTGAATCCACAAAAAACACAGCAGCCATCAGCAGCTAAAGCTTTGCTAGATTTGGATAAGccaaaaattaacaaagatGGTAAAGAAGTCGCAATAGAAGGAGATAAACCGACGTTGCTGCCGGGTggcataaatattaaaactgaAGTTTTGGAGAATGGTACCAACACAGGCCAACAATTCGGACTGAAACTTGATCAATATGCAAAGAAGCCTGCGGCAATGAAGAATCGAACAGCAGCTAGTATGACGCGTGAATGGACAGATCAGGAAACATTGCTTTTACTCGAGGGACTCGAAATGCATAAAGATGACTGGAATAAAGTTTGTGAACACGTAGGAACACGCACACAAGATGAGTGCATACTACATTTTCTTCGACTACCTATTGAGGACCCTTACTTGGAGGATGATGGAGGTTTTTTGGGCCCATTAGGTTGTCAACCCATACCATTTAGTAAATCCGGCAATCCTATTATGTCGACGGTGGCGTTTTTAGCTTCAGTCGTTGATCCTCGGGTAGCGGCAGCTGCTGCAAAGGCTGCCATGGAAGAATTCGCCGCCATAAAA gATGAAGTACCCGCTACGATAATGGATAATCATATGAAAAACGTGGAGAAAGCGTCAGCTGGTGGAAAATTCAATCCATCTTTCGGATTATCCAACACCGGCATTGCCGGCACTGGGGCCGACAAAGAAGATGAGGAGGCTCATACAGTAGGAACTGGGGCTGCGACGATGCCAGTTAACACAG ATGGTACAGAGAGTAAAATTGAGGACACTAATGACACAGATACAACTTCAAAGGATCCTGATATCGTCAAGCAACAAATATTCAACGAGGCTAACGTTCAAACCGCTGCAGCTGCAGCATTGGCTTCAGCAGCTGTAAAAGCCAAACACTTAGCCGCCTTGGAAGAGCGTAAAATTAAATCTTTAGTCGCATTACTTGTGGAAACGCAAATGaagaaattggaaataaaattacGACATTTTGAAGAGCTGGAAACAACAATGGAGCGTGAACGTGAGGGATTAGAGTATCAGCGCCAACAGCTTATAACCGAGCGCCAACAATTCCATTTGGAGCAATTGAAAGCTGCAGAATTTCGTGCACGTCAGCAAGCACACCATCGTCTACAATTAGAACAGCAATGGCAAGGAACTACTGGCGCAAACGCCGCAGGCAATGGTACACTTGCTGGTAATTCGAATGCAACACTCGGTGGTGCCAGTAATGCGCCGCCTACACAAGGCCACCCAATAGTGAGTGGGGCTAGCAGCGTGACCGTCGGAGGATCGCTAGCAACAAATATTAGTAGTGTTGGGTCTCAAAGCGCAACAGCTGCGGTTCAAGGTGGTAGCACACAAACATCTATTGGCAGCACCTCACAACCAGCTACTGCTGTGCCGCTGACTTTACCTGCAGCTATCGCGCCGACTACCcaacaacaaacgccaactCCAATGG ATACTACCACAAATGCTTCTGTAATCCCGACAACTGGCGTAGAGGGAGCTACAATCACGGGCCAGACAATTTTGTCACCGCCGAGCGGGTCAACAAGCGTGCCATCTGCAAATACACAGCCGGCAAATATACAACCAAGTGGTCTGTCGCAAGCAGTACAACCATCATAA